The following proteins come from a genomic window of Takifugu rubripes chromosome 11, fTakRub1.2, whole genome shotgun sequence:
- the naalad2 gene encoding N-acetylated-alpha-linked acidic dipeptidase 2 isoform X2 has product MKKDSGIIGWMAVVAALFVLGFVIGWFAKPTYFNAAGESMPSRKYLREFLDEMKPDKIREHLRKFTRLPHLAGTVENLRYAEQIRDEWQEFGLDSVEIVPYRVLLSYPNKTQPNYISIIDHHGKELFNSSLAEAIPDGYEDVSNIVAPYSAFSARGQPEGDLVYVNYGRTEDFSQLERDMGINVTGKIVIVRYGKIFRGNKVKNAMLTGAKGIIMFSDPADYCAHGVRPYPDGWNLPGGGAQRGNVLNLNGAGDPLTPGYPAKDYTYRFRPEDGVGLPNIPVHPIGYHDAIHLLKNMGGQIPPNNWKGALNVSYRVGPGFTNDFKSQKLRMNIHTYNQITQIYNVIGWIRGALEPDRYVILGGHRDAWVFGGIDPMSGAAVTHETVRSAGRMLRKGWRPRRTIIFASWDAEEFGLLGSTEWAEENAKLLQNRAVAYINADSAIEGMYTLRVDCTPSLHSLVYDLTKQISSPEDGEQEDSLYSSWHKRDNWTNDRDAPRINKLGSGSDFEAYFIRLGIAAGRARYTKNKTERYSSYPVYHSVYETFEIVEKFYDPDFKRLRAVAQVRGGLVFLLADSQLLPLDVNQYADSLRKYTGSISQLAQRHPQELNKFKVSFDSLFSAVENFTLASRDFMERLHTINREDPLQVRTMNDQLMYLERAFIDPLGLPGRPFYRHVIFAPSSHNKYAGESFPGIYDALFNTENSPDPESAWNEVKRQISIAVFTVDAAAETLLPPA; this is encoded by the exons atgaaaaaggatAGTGGGATCATTGGATGGATGGCTGTTGTGGCAGCGTTGTTTGTGCTGGGCTTCGTTATTG GGTGGTTTGCAAAGCCCACCTATTTCAATGCTGCTGGAGAAAGCATGCCCTCTAGGAAGTATCTGAGGGAATTTCTGGATGAAATGAAGCCAGACAAGATCAGGGAGCATCTCAG GAAATTTACTCGACTTCCCCATCTGGCTGGTACGGTGGAGAACTTGAGATATGCTGAGCAAATCAGAGACGAGTGGCAGGAATTCGGCCTGGACTCAGTGGAAATTGTGCCCTATAGGGTTCTTTTGTCGTACCCCAACAAAACACAGCCAAACTACATCTCCATAATTGATCACCATGGAAAAGAG CTTTTTAACAGCTCCCTGGCAGAAGCCATCCCAGATGGCTATGAAGATGTTTCAAACATTGTAGCTCCATATAGTGCCTTTTCAGCAAGAGGACAACCAGAG GGGGATTTGGTATATGTCAACTATGGCCGTACTGAAGACTTTTCCCAGTTAGAGAGAGACATGGGCATCAATGTTACGGGCAAAATTGTCATTGTCCGATATGGAAAAATATTCCGAGGTAATAAG GTGAAGAACGCCATGTTGACTGGAGCAAAGGGTATCATCATGTTCTCTGACCCAGCTGATTACTGTGCCCATGGAgttcgt CCTTACCCGGATGGCTGGAACCTCCCAGGTGGGGGGGCTCAAAGAGGGAATGTTCTCAACCTAAATGGAGCAGGAGACCCCCTCACACCAGGTTACCCTGCTAAAG ATTATACCTACAGATTCAGACCTGAAGATGGAGTCGGACTTCCCAACATTCCTGTGCATCCAATTGGTTACCATGATGCAATTCACCTGCTTAA GAACATGGGAGGACAGATTCCACCCAACAACTGGAAAGGAGCTCTGAATGTTTCCTATAGGGTTGGTCCAGGATTCACTAATGATTTCAAAAGCCA GAAGCTGCGTATGAACATCCACACATACAATCAGATAACTCAGATCTATAATGTGATTGGATGGATAAGAGGAGCTCTGGAGCCAG aCAGGTATGTGATCCTGGGAGGGCACCGGGATGCTTGGGTATTTGGGGGAATTGATCCCATGTCTGGTGCTGCAGTGACCCATGAAACGGTCAGGAGTGCTGGCAGGATGCTGAGGAAAG gttggAGGCCTCGGCGAACCATAATATTCGCGAGTTGGGATGCAGAAGAATTTGGTCTCCTGGGTTCGACTGAGTGGGCAGAG GAGAATGCCAAGTTGCTGCAGAACAGAGCAGTGGCCTATATTAATGCAGACTCTGCTATTGAGG GTATGTACACGCTGAGGGTTGACTGTACCCCGTCTCTGCACAGTTTAGTGTATGATCTCACCAAACAG ATAAGCAGCCCAGAGGATGGCGAGCAAGAAGATTCTCTTTACAGCAGCTGGCATAAAAGGGACAATTGGACGAATGACCGTGATGCCCCCAG GATCAATAAATTGGGGTCAGGCAGTGATTTTGAGGCCTATTTTATCCGCCTGGGAATCGCAGCAGGAAGAGCCAGATACACCAAGAACAAG ACGGAGCGTTACAGCAGCTACCCCGTCTACCACAGTGTGTATGAAACCTTTGAGATAGTGGAGAAGTTTTATGATCCAGACTTCAAAAGGCTCCGGGCAGTAGCCCAGGTGAGAGGTGGGCTTGTCTTCCTATTGGCTGATTCCCAGCTCCTCCCACTTGATGTCAACCAATATGCAGACTCCCTCAGGAAGTACACTGGAAGCATCTCACAGCTGGCGCAGAGGCACCCCCAAGAGCTGAATAAGTTTAAAGTGTCATTTG attctttgttttctgctgtgGAGAATTTCACTTTGGCATCCAGGGACTTCATGGAGCGGCTGCACACCATCAACAGAGAAGA TCCTCTGCAGGTACGAACCATGAATGACCAACTCATGTACCTGGAAAGAGCCTTCATAGACCCTCTGGGCTTACCTGGGAGACCCTTTTACAG GCACGTCATTTTTGCCCCCAGCAGCCATAATAAGTATGCAGGAGAGTCTTTCCCTGGGATCTATGATGCACTCTTTAACACTGAGAACTCGCCTGACCCAGAAAGTGCCTGGAATGAAGTCAAACGTCAGATAAGCATCGCCGTGTTCActgttgatgctgctgcggAGACACTCCTGCCACCAGCCTGA
- the naalad2 gene encoding N-acetylated-alpha-linked acidic dipeptidase 2 isoform X3 translates to MKKDSGIIGWMAVVAALFVLGFVIGWFAKPTYFNAAGESMPSRKYLREFLDEMKPDKIREHLRKFTRLPHLAGTVENLRYAEQIRDEWQEFGLDSVEIVPYRVLLSYPNKTQPNYISIIDHHGKELFNSSLAEAIPDGYEDVSNIVAPYSAFSARGQPEGDLVYVNYGRTEDFSQLERDMGINVTGKIVIVRYGKIFRGNKVKNAMLTGAKGIIMFSDPADYCAHGVRPYPDGWNLPGGGAQRGNVLNLNGAGDPLTPGYPAKDYTYRFRPEDGVGLPNIPVHPIGYHDAIHLLKNMGGQIPPNNWKGALNVSYRVGPGFTNDFKSQKLRMNIHTYNQITQIYNVIGWIRGALEPDRYVILGGHRDAWVFGGIDPMSGAAVTHETVRSAGRMLRKGWRPRRTIIFASWDAEEFGLLGSTEWAENAKLLQNRAVAYINADSAIEGMYTLRVDCTPSLHSLVYDLTKQISSPEDGEQEDSLYSSWHKRDNWTNDRDAPRINKLGSGSDFEAYFIRLGIAAGRARYTKNKKTERYSSYPVYHSVYETFEIVEKFYDPDFKRLRAVAQVRGGLVFLLADSQLLPLDVNQYADSLRKYTGSISQLAQRHPQELNKFKVSFDSLFSAVENFTLASRDFMERLHTINREDPLQVRTMNDQLMYLERAFIDPLGLPGRPFYRHVIFAPSSHNKYAGESFPGIYDALFNTENSPDPESAWNEVKRQISIAVFTVDAAAETLLPPA, encoded by the exons atgaaaaaggatAGTGGGATCATTGGATGGATGGCTGTTGTGGCAGCGTTGTTTGTGCTGGGCTTCGTTATTG GGTGGTTTGCAAAGCCCACCTATTTCAATGCTGCTGGAGAAAGCATGCCCTCTAGGAAGTATCTGAGGGAATTTCTGGATGAAATGAAGCCAGACAAGATCAGGGAGCATCTCAG GAAATTTACTCGACTTCCCCATCTGGCTGGTACGGTGGAGAACTTGAGATATGCTGAGCAAATCAGAGACGAGTGGCAGGAATTCGGCCTGGACTCAGTGGAAATTGTGCCCTATAGGGTTCTTTTGTCGTACCCCAACAAAACACAGCCAAACTACATCTCCATAATTGATCACCATGGAAAAGAG CTTTTTAACAGCTCCCTGGCAGAAGCCATCCCAGATGGCTATGAAGATGTTTCAAACATTGTAGCTCCATATAGTGCCTTTTCAGCAAGAGGACAACCAGAG GGGGATTTGGTATATGTCAACTATGGCCGTACTGAAGACTTTTCCCAGTTAGAGAGAGACATGGGCATCAATGTTACGGGCAAAATTGTCATTGTCCGATATGGAAAAATATTCCGAGGTAATAAG GTGAAGAACGCCATGTTGACTGGAGCAAAGGGTATCATCATGTTCTCTGACCCAGCTGATTACTGTGCCCATGGAgttcgt CCTTACCCGGATGGCTGGAACCTCCCAGGTGGGGGGGCTCAAAGAGGGAATGTTCTCAACCTAAATGGAGCAGGAGACCCCCTCACACCAGGTTACCCTGCTAAAG ATTATACCTACAGATTCAGACCTGAAGATGGAGTCGGACTTCCCAACATTCCTGTGCATCCAATTGGTTACCATGATGCAATTCACCTGCTTAA GAACATGGGAGGACAGATTCCACCCAACAACTGGAAAGGAGCTCTGAATGTTTCCTATAGGGTTGGTCCAGGATTCACTAATGATTTCAAAAGCCA GAAGCTGCGTATGAACATCCACACATACAATCAGATAACTCAGATCTATAATGTGATTGGATGGATAAGAGGAGCTCTGGAGCCAG aCAGGTATGTGATCCTGGGAGGGCACCGGGATGCTTGGGTATTTGGGGGAATTGATCCCATGTCTGGTGCTGCAGTGACCCATGAAACGGTCAGGAGTGCTGGCAGGATGCTGAGGAAAG gttggAGGCCTCGGCGAACCATAATATTCGCGAGTTGGGATGCAGAAGAATTTGGTCTCCTGGGTTCGACTGAGTGGGCAGAG AATGCCAAGTTGCTGCAGAACAGAGCAGTGGCCTATATTAATGCAGACTCTGCTATTGAGG GTATGTACACGCTGAGGGTTGACTGTACCCCGTCTCTGCACAGTTTAGTGTATGATCTCACCAAACAG ATAAGCAGCCCAGAGGATGGCGAGCAAGAAGATTCTCTTTACAGCAGCTGGCATAAAAGGGACAATTGGACGAATGACCGTGATGCCCCCAG GATCAATAAATTGGGGTCAGGCAGTGATTTTGAGGCCTATTTTATCCGCCTGGGAATCGCAGCAGGAAGAGCCAGATACACCAAGAACAAG AAGACGGAGCGTTACAGCAGCTACCCCGTCTACCACAGTGTGTATGAAACCTTTGAGATAGTGGAGAAGTTTTATGATCCAGACTTCAAAAGGCTCCGGGCAGTAGCCCAGGTGAGAGGTGGGCTTGTCTTCCTATTGGCTGATTCCCAGCTCCTCCCACTTGATGTCAACCAATATGCAGACTCCCTCAGGAAGTACACTGGAAGCATCTCACAGCTGGCGCAGAGGCACCCCCAAGAGCTGAATAAGTTTAAAGTGTCATTTG attctttgttttctgctgtgGAGAATTTCACTTTGGCATCCAGGGACTTCATGGAGCGGCTGCACACCATCAACAGAGAAGA TCCTCTGCAGGTACGAACCATGAATGACCAACTCATGTACCTGGAAAGAGCCTTCATAGACCCTCTGGGCTTACCTGGGAGACCCTTTTACAG GCACGTCATTTTTGCCCCCAGCAGCCATAATAAGTATGCAGGAGAGTCTTTCCCTGGGATCTATGATGCACTCTTTAACACTGAGAACTCGCCTGACCCAGAAAGTGCCTGGAATGAAGTCAAACGTCAGATAAGCATCGCCGTGTTCActgttgatgctgctgcggAGACACTCCTGCCACCAGCCTGA
- the naalad2 gene encoding N-acetylated-alpha-linked acidic dipeptidase 2 isoform X4: MKKDSGIIGWMAVVAALFVLGFVIGWFAKPTYFNAAGESMPSRKYLREFLDEMKPDKIREHLRKFTRLPHLAGTVENLRYAEQIRDEWQEFGLDSVEIVPYRVLLSYPNKTQPNYISIIDHHGKELFNSSLAEAIPDGYEDVSNIVAPYSAFSARGQPEGDLVYVNYGRTEDFSQLERDMGINVTGKIVIVRYGKIFRGNKVKNAMLTGAKGIIMFSDPADYCAHGVRPYPDGWNLPGGGAQRGNVLNLNGAGDPLTPGYPAKDYTYRFRPEDGVGLPNIPVHPIGYHDAIHLLKNMGGQIPPNNWKGALNVSYRVGPGFTNDFKSQKLRMNIHTYNQITQIYNVIGWIRGALEPDRYVILGGHRDAWVFGGIDPMSGAAVTHETVRSAGRMLRKGWRPRRTIIFASWDAEEFGLLGSTEWAEENAKLLQNRAVAYINADSAIEGMYTLRVDCTPSLHSLVYDLTKQISSPEDGEQEDSLYSSWHKRDNWTNDRDAPRINKLGSGSDFEAYFIRLGIAAGRARYTKNKKTERYSSYPVYHSVYETFEIVEKFYDPDFKRLRAVAQVRDSLRKYTGSISQLAQRHPQELNKFKVSFDSLFSAVENFTLASRDFMERLHTINREDPLQVRTMNDQLMYLERAFIDPLGLPGRPFYRHVIFAPSSHNKYAGESFPGIYDALFNTENSPDPESAWNEVKRQISIAVFTVDAAAETLLPPA; this comes from the exons atgaaaaaggatAGTGGGATCATTGGATGGATGGCTGTTGTGGCAGCGTTGTTTGTGCTGGGCTTCGTTATTG GGTGGTTTGCAAAGCCCACCTATTTCAATGCTGCTGGAGAAAGCATGCCCTCTAGGAAGTATCTGAGGGAATTTCTGGATGAAATGAAGCCAGACAAGATCAGGGAGCATCTCAG GAAATTTACTCGACTTCCCCATCTGGCTGGTACGGTGGAGAACTTGAGATATGCTGAGCAAATCAGAGACGAGTGGCAGGAATTCGGCCTGGACTCAGTGGAAATTGTGCCCTATAGGGTTCTTTTGTCGTACCCCAACAAAACACAGCCAAACTACATCTCCATAATTGATCACCATGGAAAAGAG CTTTTTAACAGCTCCCTGGCAGAAGCCATCCCAGATGGCTATGAAGATGTTTCAAACATTGTAGCTCCATATAGTGCCTTTTCAGCAAGAGGACAACCAGAG GGGGATTTGGTATATGTCAACTATGGCCGTACTGAAGACTTTTCCCAGTTAGAGAGAGACATGGGCATCAATGTTACGGGCAAAATTGTCATTGTCCGATATGGAAAAATATTCCGAGGTAATAAG GTGAAGAACGCCATGTTGACTGGAGCAAAGGGTATCATCATGTTCTCTGACCCAGCTGATTACTGTGCCCATGGAgttcgt CCTTACCCGGATGGCTGGAACCTCCCAGGTGGGGGGGCTCAAAGAGGGAATGTTCTCAACCTAAATGGAGCAGGAGACCCCCTCACACCAGGTTACCCTGCTAAAG ATTATACCTACAGATTCAGACCTGAAGATGGAGTCGGACTTCCCAACATTCCTGTGCATCCAATTGGTTACCATGATGCAATTCACCTGCTTAA GAACATGGGAGGACAGATTCCACCCAACAACTGGAAAGGAGCTCTGAATGTTTCCTATAGGGTTGGTCCAGGATTCACTAATGATTTCAAAAGCCA GAAGCTGCGTATGAACATCCACACATACAATCAGATAACTCAGATCTATAATGTGATTGGATGGATAAGAGGAGCTCTGGAGCCAG aCAGGTATGTGATCCTGGGAGGGCACCGGGATGCTTGGGTATTTGGGGGAATTGATCCCATGTCTGGTGCTGCAGTGACCCATGAAACGGTCAGGAGTGCTGGCAGGATGCTGAGGAAAG gttggAGGCCTCGGCGAACCATAATATTCGCGAGTTGGGATGCAGAAGAATTTGGTCTCCTGGGTTCGACTGAGTGGGCAGAG GAGAATGCCAAGTTGCTGCAGAACAGAGCAGTGGCCTATATTAATGCAGACTCTGCTATTGAGG GTATGTACACGCTGAGGGTTGACTGTACCCCGTCTCTGCACAGTTTAGTGTATGATCTCACCAAACAG ATAAGCAGCCCAGAGGATGGCGAGCAAGAAGATTCTCTTTACAGCAGCTGGCATAAAAGGGACAATTGGACGAATGACCGTGATGCCCCCAG GATCAATAAATTGGGGTCAGGCAGTGATTTTGAGGCCTATTTTATCCGCCTGGGAATCGCAGCAGGAAGAGCCAGATACACCAAGAACAAG AAGACGGAGCGTTACAGCAGCTACCCCGTCTACCACAGTGTGTATGAAACCTTTGAGATAGTGGAGAAGTTTTATGATCCAGACTTCAAAAGGCTCCGGGCAGTAGCCCAGGTGAGAG ACTCCCTCAGGAAGTACACTGGAAGCATCTCACAGCTGGCGCAGAGGCACCCCCAAGAGCTGAATAAGTTTAAAGTGTCATTTG attctttgttttctgctgtgGAGAATTTCACTTTGGCATCCAGGGACTTCATGGAGCGGCTGCACACCATCAACAGAGAAGA TCCTCTGCAGGTACGAACCATGAATGACCAACTCATGTACCTGGAAAGAGCCTTCATAGACCCTCTGGGCTTACCTGGGAGACCCTTTTACAG GCACGTCATTTTTGCCCCCAGCAGCCATAATAAGTATGCAGGAGAGTCTTTCCCTGGGATCTATGATGCACTCTTTAACACTGAGAACTCGCCTGACCCAGAAAGTGCCTGGAATGAAGTCAAACGTCAGATAAGCATCGCCGTGTTCActgttgatgctgctgcggAGACACTCCTGCCACCAGCCTGA
- the naalad2 gene encoding N-acetylated-alpha-linked acidic dipeptidase 2 isoform X1, which yields MKKDSGIIGWMAVVAALFVLGFVIGWFAKPTYFNAAGESMPSRKYLREFLDEMKPDKIREHLRKFTRLPHLAGTVENLRYAEQIRDEWQEFGLDSVEIVPYRVLLSYPNKTQPNYISIIDHHGKELFNSSLAEAIPDGYEDVSNIVAPYSAFSARGQPEGDLVYVNYGRTEDFSQLERDMGINVTGKIVIVRYGKIFRGNKVKNAMLTGAKGIIMFSDPADYCAHGVRPYPDGWNLPGGGAQRGNVLNLNGAGDPLTPGYPAKDYTYRFRPEDGVGLPNIPVHPIGYHDAIHLLKNMGGQIPPNNWKGALNVSYRVGPGFTNDFKSQKLRMNIHTYNQITQIYNVIGWIRGALEPDRYVILGGHRDAWVFGGIDPMSGAAVTHETVRSAGRMLRKGWRPRRTIIFASWDAEEFGLLGSTEWAEENAKLLQNRAVAYINADSAIEGMYTLRVDCTPSLHSLVYDLTKQISSPEDGEQEDSLYSSWHKRDNWTNDRDAPRINKLGSGSDFEAYFIRLGIAAGRARYTKNKKTERYSSYPVYHSVYETFEIVEKFYDPDFKRLRAVAQVRGGLVFLLADSQLLPLDVNQYADSLRKYTGSISQLAQRHPQELNKFKVSFDSLFSAVENFTLASRDFMERLHTINREDPLQVRTMNDQLMYLERAFIDPLGLPGRPFYRHVIFAPSSHNKYAGESFPGIYDALFNTENSPDPESAWNEVKRQISIAVFTVDAAAETLLPPA from the exons atgaaaaaggatAGTGGGATCATTGGATGGATGGCTGTTGTGGCAGCGTTGTTTGTGCTGGGCTTCGTTATTG GGTGGTTTGCAAAGCCCACCTATTTCAATGCTGCTGGAGAAAGCATGCCCTCTAGGAAGTATCTGAGGGAATTTCTGGATGAAATGAAGCCAGACAAGATCAGGGAGCATCTCAG GAAATTTACTCGACTTCCCCATCTGGCTGGTACGGTGGAGAACTTGAGATATGCTGAGCAAATCAGAGACGAGTGGCAGGAATTCGGCCTGGACTCAGTGGAAATTGTGCCCTATAGGGTTCTTTTGTCGTACCCCAACAAAACACAGCCAAACTACATCTCCATAATTGATCACCATGGAAAAGAG CTTTTTAACAGCTCCCTGGCAGAAGCCATCCCAGATGGCTATGAAGATGTTTCAAACATTGTAGCTCCATATAGTGCCTTTTCAGCAAGAGGACAACCAGAG GGGGATTTGGTATATGTCAACTATGGCCGTACTGAAGACTTTTCCCAGTTAGAGAGAGACATGGGCATCAATGTTACGGGCAAAATTGTCATTGTCCGATATGGAAAAATATTCCGAGGTAATAAG GTGAAGAACGCCATGTTGACTGGAGCAAAGGGTATCATCATGTTCTCTGACCCAGCTGATTACTGTGCCCATGGAgttcgt CCTTACCCGGATGGCTGGAACCTCCCAGGTGGGGGGGCTCAAAGAGGGAATGTTCTCAACCTAAATGGAGCAGGAGACCCCCTCACACCAGGTTACCCTGCTAAAG ATTATACCTACAGATTCAGACCTGAAGATGGAGTCGGACTTCCCAACATTCCTGTGCATCCAATTGGTTACCATGATGCAATTCACCTGCTTAA GAACATGGGAGGACAGATTCCACCCAACAACTGGAAAGGAGCTCTGAATGTTTCCTATAGGGTTGGTCCAGGATTCACTAATGATTTCAAAAGCCA GAAGCTGCGTATGAACATCCACACATACAATCAGATAACTCAGATCTATAATGTGATTGGATGGATAAGAGGAGCTCTGGAGCCAG aCAGGTATGTGATCCTGGGAGGGCACCGGGATGCTTGGGTATTTGGGGGAATTGATCCCATGTCTGGTGCTGCAGTGACCCATGAAACGGTCAGGAGTGCTGGCAGGATGCTGAGGAAAG gttggAGGCCTCGGCGAACCATAATATTCGCGAGTTGGGATGCAGAAGAATTTGGTCTCCTGGGTTCGACTGAGTGGGCAGAG GAGAATGCCAAGTTGCTGCAGAACAGAGCAGTGGCCTATATTAATGCAGACTCTGCTATTGAGG GTATGTACACGCTGAGGGTTGACTGTACCCCGTCTCTGCACAGTTTAGTGTATGATCTCACCAAACAG ATAAGCAGCCCAGAGGATGGCGAGCAAGAAGATTCTCTTTACAGCAGCTGGCATAAAAGGGACAATTGGACGAATGACCGTGATGCCCCCAG GATCAATAAATTGGGGTCAGGCAGTGATTTTGAGGCCTATTTTATCCGCCTGGGAATCGCAGCAGGAAGAGCCAGATACACCAAGAACAAG AAGACGGAGCGTTACAGCAGCTACCCCGTCTACCACAGTGTGTATGAAACCTTTGAGATAGTGGAGAAGTTTTATGATCCAGACTTCAAAAGGCTCCGGGCAGTAGCCCAGGTGAGAGGTGGGCTTGTCTTCCTATTGGCTGATTCCCAGCTCCTCCCACTTGATGTCAACCAATATGCAGACTCCCTCAGGAAGTACACTGGAAGCATCTCACAGCTGGCGCAGAGGCACCCCCAAGAGCTGAATAAGTTTAAAGTGTCATTTG attctttgttttctgctgtgGAGAATTTCACTTTGGCATCCAGGGACTTCATGGAGCGGCTGCACACCATCAACAGAGAAGA TCCTCTGCAGGTACGAACCATGAATGACCAACTCATGTACCTGGAAAGAGCCTTCATAGACCCTCTGGGCTTACCTGGGAGACCCTTTTACAG GCACGTCATTTTTGCCCCCAGCAGCCATAATAAGTATGCAGGAGAGTCTTTCCCTGGGATCTATGATGCACTCTTTAACACTGAGAACTCGCCTGACCCAGAAAGTGCCTGGAATGAAGTCAAACGTCAGATAAGCATCGCCGTGTTCActgttgatgctgctgcggAGACACTCCTGCCACCAGCCTGA
- the naalad2 gene encoding N-acetylated-alpha-linked acidic dipeptidase 2 isoform X5 has product MPSRKYLREFLDEMKPDKIREHLRKFTRLPHLAGTVENLRYAEQIRDEWQEFGLDSVEIVPYRVLLSYPNKTQPNYISIIDHHGKELFNSSLAEAIPDGYEDVSNIVAPYSAFSARGQPEGDLVYVNYGRTEDFSQLERDMGINVTGKIVIVRYGKIFRGNKVKNAMLTGAKGIIMFSDPADYCAHGVRPYPDGWNLPGGGAQRGNVLNLNGAGDPLTPGYPAKDYTYRFRPEDGVGLPNIPVHPIGYHDAIHLLKNMGGQIPPNNWKGALNVSYRVGPGFTNDFKSQKLRMNIHTYNQITQIYNVIGWIRGALEPDRYVILGGHRDAWVFGGIDPMSGAAVTHETVRSAGRMLRKGWRPRRTIIFASWDAEEFGLLGSTEWAEENAKLLQNRAVAYINADSAIEGMYTLRVDCTPSLHSLVYDLTKQISSPEDGEQEDSLYSSWHKRDNWTNDRDAPRINKLGSGSDFEAYFIRLGIAAGRARYTKNKKTERYSSYPVYHSVYETFEIVEKFYDPDFKRLRAVAQVRGGLVFLLADSQLLPLDVNQYADSLRKYTGSISQLAQRHPQELNKFKVSFDSLFSAVENFTLASRDFMERLHTINREDPLQVRTMNDQLMYLERAFIDPLGLPGRPFYRHVIFAPSSHNKYAGESFPGIYDALFNTENSPDPESAWNEVKRQISIAVFTVDAAAETLLPPA; this is encoded by the exons ATGCCCTCTAGGAAGTATCTGAGGGAATTTCTGGATGAAATGAAGCCAGACAAGATCAGGGAGCATCTCAG GAAATTTACTCGACTTCCCCATCTGGCTGGTACGGTGGAGAACTTGAGATATGCTGAGCAAATCAGAGACGAGTGGCAGGAATTCGGCCTGGACTCAGTGGAAATTGTGCCCTATAGGGTTCTTTTGTCGTACCCCAACAAAACACAGCCAAACTACATCTCCATAATTGATCACCATGGAAAAGAG CTTTTTAACAGCTCCCTGGCAGAAGCCATCCCAGATGGCTATGAAGATGTTTCAAACATTGTAGCTCCATATAGTGCCTTTTCAGCAAGAGGACAACCAGAG GGGGATTTGGTATATGTCAACTATGGCCGTACTGAAGACTTTTCCCAGTTAGAGAGAGACATGGGCATCAATGTTACGGGCAAAATTGTCATTGTCCGATATGGAAAAATATTCCGAGGTAATAAG GTGAAGAACGCCATGTTGACTGGAGCAAAGGGTATCATCATGTTCTCTGACCCAGCTGATTACTGTGCCCATGGAgttcgt CCTTACCCGGATGGCTGGAACCTCCCAGGTGGGGGGGCTCAAAGAGGGAATGTTCTCAACCTAAATGGAGCAGGAGACCCCCTCACACCAGGTTACCCTGCTAAAG ATTATACCTACAGATTCAGACCTGAAGATGGAGTCGGACTTCCCAACATTCCTGTGCATCCAATTGGTTACCATGATGCAATTCACCTGCTTAA GAACATGGGAGGACAGATTCCACCCAACAACTGGAAAGGAGCTCTGAATGTTTCCTATAGGGTTGGTCCAGGATTCACTAATGATTTCAAAAGCCA GAAGCTGCGTATGAACATCCACACATACAATCAGATAACTCAGATCTATAATGTGATTGGATGGATAAGAGGAGCTCTGGAGCCAG aCAGGTATGTGATCCTGGGAGGGCACCGGGATGCTTGGGTATTTGGGGGAATTGATCCCATGTCTGGTGCTGCAGTGACCCATGAAACGGTCAGGAGTGCTGGCAGGATGCTGAGGAAAG gttggAGGCCTCGGCGAACCATAATATTCGCGAGTTGGGATGCAGAAGAATTTGGTCTCCTGGGTTCGACTGAGTGGGCAGAG GAGAATGCCAAGTTGCTGCAGAACAGAGCAGTGGCCTATATTAATGCAGACTCTGCTATTGAGG GTATGTACACGCTGAGGGTTGACTGTACCCCGTCTCTGCACAGTTTAGTGTATGATCTCACCAAACAG ATAAGCAGCCCAGAGGATGGCGAGCAAGAAGATTCTCTTTACAGCAGCTGGCATAAAAGGGACAATTGGACGAATGACCGTGATGCCCCCAG GATCAATAAATTGGGGTCAGGCAGTGATTTTGAGGCCTATTTTATCCGCCTGGGAATCGCAGCAGGAAGAGCCAGATACACCAAGAACAAG AAGACGGAGCGTTACAGCAGCTACCCCGTCTACCACAGTGTGTATGAAACCTTTGAGATAGTGGAGAAGTTTTATGATCCAGACTTCAAAAGGCTCCGGGCAGTAGCCCAGGTGAGAGGTGGGCTTGTCTTCCTATTGGCTGATTCCCAGCTCCTCCCACTTGATGTCAACCAATATGCAGACTCCCTCAGGAAGTACACTGGAAGCATCTCACAGCTGGCGCAGAGGCACCCCCAAGAGCTGAATAAGTTTAAAGTGTCATTTG attctttgttttctgctgtgGAGAATTTCACTTTGGCATCCAGGGACTTCATGGAGCGGCTGCACACCATCAACAGAGAAGA TCCTCTGCAGGTACGAACCATGAATGACCAACTCATGTACCTGGAAAGAGCCTTCATAGACCCTCTGGGCTTACCTGGGAGACCCTTTTACAG GCACGTCATTTTTGCCCCCAGCAGCCATAATAAGTATGCAGGAGAGTCTTTCCCTGGGATCTATGATGCACTCTTTAACACTGAGAACTCGCCTGACCCAGAAAGTGCCTGGAATGAAGTCAAACGTCAGATAAGCATCGCCGTGTTCActgttgatgctgctgcggAGACACTCCTGCCACCAGCCTGA